A region from the Salicibibacter cibarius genome encodes:
- the spoIVA gene encoding stage IV sporulation protein A — protein MEKVDIFKDIAERTGGDIYLGVVGAVRTGKSTFIKKFMELAVLPHMDDETDRIRTQDELPQSAAGKTIMTTEPKFVPNTAVELHVDEGLDVNVRFVDCVGYAVSGAKGYEDEHGPRMINTPWYEEPIPFQEAAEIGTRKVIQEHSTLGVVVTSDGTIGELPREEYVEAEERVIEELKEVGKPFIVIVNSTQPHHPDTRELQHHLEETHDVPVLPLSVESMSEHDIYRVLREVLFEFPVHEVNVNLPSWVMVLNEDHWLRREYEESVKDTVRDIKRLRDVDRVVGHFGEDYEFIDSASLAGMEMGLGVADIDLYAPDDLYDRILKEVVGVEIRGKDHLLQLMQEFAHAKSEYDLVSDSLKMVRQTGYGIAAPALADMSLDEPEIIRQGSRFGVRLRAVAPSIHMIKVDVESEFAPIIGTEKQSEELVRYLMQDFEENPLSIWNSDIFGRSLNSIVREGIQAKISLMPENARYKLKETLERIINEGSGGLIAIIL, from the coding sequence GTGGAAAAAGTGGATATCTTTAAGGATATCGCGGAACGCACAGGAGGGGATATTTACTTAGGCGTCGTCGGTGCTGTGCGGACGGGAAAGTCTACATTTATCAAGAAATTTATGGAACTTGCCGTCCTTCCGCACATGGATGATGAAACGGACCGTATTCGAACACAGGATGAATTGCCGCAAAGCGCTGCAGGGAAAACGATTATGACAACAGAACCCAAATTTGTCCCCAATACGGCCGTGGAACTGCATGTAGATGAAGGGCTCGATGTCAATGTAAGGTTTGTTGATTGTGTCGGGTATGCGGTGTCCGGGGCAAAGGGATACGAAGATGAGCATGGCCCCCGTATGATCAATACCCCGTGGTACGAGGAGCCAATCCCGTTTCAGGAAGCAGCTGAAATCGGGACACGCAAGGTCATCCAAGAGCATTCAACCCTAGGCGTCGTTGTAACGTCGGACGGGACGATCGGCGAATTGCCGCGGGAAGAATACGTGGAAGCGGAAGAGCGTGTCATCGAAGAATTAAAAGAAGTGGGTAAACCGTTTATCGTCATCGTGAATTCAACGCAGCCCCATCATCCGGATACAAGGGAACTCCAACATCATCTCGAAGAGACCCATGATGTTCCCGTGCTCCCTTTAAGTGTGGAATCCATGTCCGAACACGACATTTACCGTGTACTCAGGGAAGTGCTTTTTGAATTTCCGGTACACGAGGTAAACGTAAACCTTCCCAGCTGGGTCATGGTCCTCAATGAAGATCACTGGTTGCGCAGAGAGTATGAAGAATCGGTAAAAGATACGGTGCGGGACATTAAAAGGCTTCGCGATGTCGACCGTGTCGTTGGCCATTTTGGCGAGGATTACGAATTTATTGACTCCGCTTCCCTCGCGGGGATGGAAATGGGGCTGGGTGTGGCCGATATCGATTTGTACGCGCCGGACGATCTTTATGACCGAATTTTAAAAGAAGTCGTCGGTGTAGAAATACGCGGAAAAGATCATCTCTTGCAATTGATGCAAGAATTCGCCCATGCAAAAAGCGAATACGATCTCGTCTCCGATTCGTTGAAAATGGTAAGGCAAACCGGTTACGGCATCGCGGCTCCGGCCCTTGCCGATATGAGCCTGGATGAGCCGGAAATCATTAGGCAAGGGTCTCGCTTCGGGGTCCGCTTGCGTGCTGTCGCCCCCTCCATTCACATGATTAAAGTGGATGTAGAGTCGGAGTTTGCTCCGATCATCGGTACGGAAAAACAGAGCGAAGAACTTGTTCGTTACCTCATGCAAGATTTTGAAGAAAATCCACTCTCGATTTGGAATTCCGATATCTTTGGCCGATCGTTGAATTCCATTGTGCGAGAGGGGATTCAGGCGAAAATATCGCTCATGCCCGAGAACGCGCGCTATAAACTGAAAGAAACCTTGGAACGAATTATTAATGAAGGCTCGGGTGGGTTGATCGCGATTATTCTTTAA
- the folE gene encoding GTP cyclohydrolase I FolE, whose translation MDHEKIQAAVRQLLEAVGDDPDREGVLETPARVARMYEEIFSGLHEDPETHLRTIFGEEHEELVLVKDITFYSMCEHHLLPFFGRAHIGYIPKNGTVTGLSKLARAVETVARRPQLQERITSDVANALVETLDPHGVIVVVEAEHMCMTMRGIKKPGSTTVTSAVRGVFERDASSRSEVLALLK comes from the coding sequence ATGGACCATGAAAAAATACAAGCAGCGGTTCGGCAATTGCTTGAAGCAGTTGGCGATGATCCGGACCGTGAAGGTGTGTTGGAAACGCCCGCGCGTGTCGCGCGCATGTACGAAGAAATTTTCAGCGGTCTTCATGAAGATCCGGAAACCCATTTGCGCACGATTTTCGGCGAAGAACACGAGGAACTCGTGCTCGTTAAAGATATCACCTTTTATTCCATGTGCGAGCATCACCTTCTTCCTTTTTTTGGACGGGCACATATTGGATACATCCCGAAAAACGGAACGGTAACCGGACTCAGCAAGCTTGCCCGTGCTGTGGAGACAGTGGCGCGCAGGCCGCAATTGCAAGAAAGAATTACTTCCGATGTTGCTAATGCCCTTGTGGAAACCCTTGACCCTCACGGTGTCATCGTTGTCGTTGAGGCTGAACACATGTGCATGACGATGCGGGGCATCAAAAAACCGGGGAGCACAACCGTGACTTCTGCAGTGCGCGGTGTTTTTGAAAGAGACGCTTCTTCTCGTTCGGAAGTGCTGGCTCTATTAAAATAA
- the mtrB gene encoding trp RNA-binding attenuation protein MtrB, producing the protein MRENDFFVIKAEEDGVNVIGLTRGNTTRFHHSEKLDAGEVMIAQFTEHTSAVKVRGKATIQTNHGEMKTEGS; encoded by the coding sequence TTGCGCGAAAACGATTTTTTTGTCATCAAGGCAGAGGAAGACGGCGTTAACGTGATTGGACTTACGCGGGGGAATACCACCCGTTTTCACCATTCCGAAAAACTTGATGCGGGGGAAGTAATGATTGCCCAATTTACAGAGCATACTTCTGCCGTAAAAGTCCGGGGGAAAGCGACGATTCAAACCAACCATGGGGAAATGAAAACAGAAGGTTCTTGA
- a CDS encoding heptaprenyl diphosphate synthase component 1: MECVRTEQKQLKWATEKFSKLSHHPFLVTYGIEPKHDEDKTILLLHAIEKHDFDWAEKSERVTTAMLVEAALTAHEHIPLHNNDAVEVKKNQLTVLAGDLYSSLYYYRLAKMADIPLIGLFSESIQTMNAAKADLHALNWKTAEELEQLIMDMESTLIVNLAKFYRQEMILRIAPHFLAMKRIIETIQILEERGDQDQESPIPHSPLLSGQRPHEERYFLKKNLKTVITKQQTRLQEGVENASGSLPALLSDRIMTVLHV, encoded by the coding sequence ATGGAATGCGTGCGGACAGAGCAAAAACAGCTAAAGTGGGCGACGGAAAAATTTAGTAAACTTTCCCATCATCCTTTTTTGGTTACGTACGGAATCGAACCAAAGCATGATGAAGATAAGACAATTTTATTATTGCACGCGATTGAGAAACATGATTTTGATTGGGCGGAAAAATCGGAGCGGGTCACTACCGCGATGCTTGTCGAAGCCGCGCTTACTGCCCATGAACATATTCCATTACATAACAATGACGCCGTCGAGGTGAAAAAAAATCAATTAACAGTGTTGGCCGGAGATTTATACAGCAGTTTGTACTATTATCGGCTGGCAAAAATGGCGGATATACCGCTCATCGGCTTGTTCAGCGAATCCATCCAAACAATGAACGCTGCCAAGGCGGATTTACACGCCCTTAATTGGAAAACTGCCGAGGAGCTTGAGCAGTTAATCATGGATATGGAATCGACGCTGATTGTTAATTTGGCAAAATTTTACCGTCAAGAGATGATTCTTCGCATCGCTCCCCATTTTTTGGCAATGAAAAGAATAATAGAGACGATACAGATATTGGAGGAAAGAGGGGATCAGGATCAAGAATCACCGATCCCACACTCTCCTTTGTTGTCGGGACAACGTCCGCACGAAGAAAGGTATTTCCTGAAGAAAAACCTCAAAACGGTGATAACAAAGCAGCAAACACGCTTGCAAGAAGGGGTGGAAAACGCTAGTGGCAGCCTTCCGGCCCTCCTTTCGGACCGAATAATGACGGTCCTTCATGTCTGA
- a CDS encoding demethylmenaquinone methyltransferase, giving the protein MNKDKENHVHDVFESISNRYDRMNGVISLKMHTRWRNDMMKRIDFSPTSNVLDVCAGTADWTIASAGHLQGGEAIGVDFSERMLEVGREKVKKAGMENVHLVHGNASQLPFDADSFDVVTIGFGLRNVPDPHLTLMEMLRVLKPGGQALCLETSQPENVLFRPLYGFYFQRIMPKLGKWFAGTDKYEWLNESTMNFPDKQTLADWFAGAGFENVGYCSYAGGAAAGHWGYKPGRKGKREGNMCDTENQDHIRNDKI; this is encoded by the coding sequence ATGAATAAAGATAAAGAAAACCACGTGCATGACGTTTTCGAGTCGATCTCAAACCGATATGACCGTATGAACGGCGTGATCAGTTTAAAGATGCACACCCGATGGAGAAACGACATGATGAAACGCATCGATTTTTCCCCCACTTCAAATGTATTGGATGTGTGCGCGGGGACTGCGGATTGGACGATCGCGAGCGCCGGCCATCTTCAAGGCGGAGAAGCGATTGGGGTTGACTTCAGTGAACGAATGCTGGAGGTGGGAAGGGAAAAAGTCAAGAAAGCGGGGATGGAAAATGTTCATTTAGTCCATGGGAACGCCAGCCAACTCCCCTTTGATGCCGATTCGTTTGATGTCGTGACGATAGGGTTTGGATTACGGAACGTCCCGGACCCGCACTTGACGTTGATGGAGATGTTGCGTGTCCTCAAGCCGGGCGGACAAGCGCTTTGCCTGGAAACATCCCAACCGGAAAACGTGCTTTTTCGGCCTTTATACGGCTTTTATTTTCAACGTATCATGCCGAAACTTGGGAAGTGGTTTGCCGGTACGGATAAATATGAATGGTTGAATGAATCGACGATGAATTTCCCGGACAAACAAACGCTTGCCGATTGGTTTGCCGGTGCCGGTTTTGAAAATGTCGGTTATTGCAGCTATGCCGGCGGGGCAGCTGCCGGGCACTGGGGGTATAAACCGGGGAGAAAAGGAAAAAGAGAGGGAAACATGTGTGATACGGAAAATCAAGATCATATTCGAAATGATAAAATTTGA
- a CDS encoding UbiA-like polyprenyltransferase — MIKFEHTIFALPFAYMGMILGSFEINGSWPTLSQWIWVTVAMFGARSAAMSLNRLIDATIDRRNPRTAERAIPAGLISYLEIIAFIVVSFVLFFTAAFQLNMLAVYLLPIAVFFLTFYSYTKRFTWLCHFILGMTIAIAPLGGWVGATGGLHPESFLLFLAVMFWTAGFDIIYATQDVEHDKSVGLYSVPARFGVKRALQTARGSHVVSIVALFSLFFLSELGVVYLIGACISTAIMIYEHSLVSESDLSNVNVAFFTMNGIVSMVMLAFTIGDFIL, encoded by the coding sequence ATGATAAAATTTGAACATACCATTTTCGCGCTTCCTTTCGCATATATGGGGATGATTCTCGGGAGTTTTGAAATTAACGGGAGTTGGCCAACCCTCTCGCAATGGATTTGGGTAACCGTCGCCATGTTTGGGGCCAGAAGTGCAGCCATGAGTTTAAATCGGCTGATCGATGCAACCATTGACAGACGCAATCCGCGTACGGCTGAGCGGGCAATCCCTGCCGGCCTTATTTCGTACCTTGAAATTATTGCTTTTATCGTTGTTTCTTTTGTTTTGTTTTTTACGGCCGCATTTCAATTGAATATGCTCGCCGTTTACTTGTTGCCGATCGCGGTTTTCTTTTTGACGTTTTATTCATATACGAAGCGGTTTACGTGGCTGTGCCATTTTATTCTCGGCATGACGATTGCCATTGCCCCTTTAGGGGGGTGGGTCGGAGCAACAGGCGGGTTGCACCCCGAAAGCTTTTTGCTTTTCTTGGCAGTTATGTTTTGGACGGCCGGATTTGACATTATTTACGCAACCCAAGATGTTGAGCATGACAAATCGGTAGGCCTTTACTCCGTACCGGCACGCTTTGGCGTTAAGCGTGCCTTGCAAACAGCCAGAGGGAGCCATGTCGTGAGCATCGTCGCGCTCTTTTCCCTCTTTTTCCTATCGGAGCTTGGTGTTGTATATTTAATCGGAGCTTGTATATCAACAGCGATTATGATTTATGAACACTCACTCGTATCCGAGAGCGATCTTTCAAATGTAAATGTGGCTTTCTTTACAATGAACGGCATCGTCAGCATGGTGATGTTGGCATTTACGATTGGAGATTTTATTCTATGA
- a CDS encoding UbiX family flavin prenyltransferase, with translation MNQRQPIYTVGMTGASGAIYGVRLVQTLLKEGVKVHFLMSGAAWQVFEQELELDVTDKEACLHHLFPEGDLHVHGLQNFSAPVASGSYQNDGMVIVPCSMGTLSKIANGNSGSLLERSADVALKEGRKLVIVPRETPLHAIHLGNMKAVAEAGGVIIPAMPGFYHKPETLDDLVDFVVGKILDRLDVEHHLFKRWGDD, from the coding sequence ATGAATCAACGACAGCCGATTTATACGGTTGGGATGACCGGCGCAAGTGGAGCGATTTATGGGGTTCGTCTCGTCCAAACGTTGTTAAAAGAAGGGGTGAAGGTTCACTTCCTTATGTCCGGCGCCGCCTGGCAAGTGTTTGAGCAAGAATTGGAATTGGATGTGACGGACAAAGAAGCTTGTTTGCATCATTTGTTTCCGGAAGGTGACCTGCATGTTCATGGATTGCAAAACTTTTCCGCGCCGGTCGCCAGCGGTTCCTATCAAAATGACGGGATGGTCATTGTCCCGTGTTCGATGGGAACGTTATCAAAAATTGCCAACGGCAATTCCGGGAGCCTTCTTGAACGAAGTGCCGACGTTGCTTTGAAAGAAGGGCGGAAACTGGTGATCGTCCCCCGGGAAACCCCTCTGCACGCTATCCACCTCGGAAATATGAAGGCCGTTGCAGAAGCGGGAGGGGTGATTATTCCGGCAATGCCTGGTTTTTATCACAAGCCGGAAACACTTGATGATCTCGTCGATTTTGTTGTCGGAAAAATACTGGACCGGTTGGATGTCGAGCATCACCTTTTTAAACGCTGGGGAGATGATTAA
- a CDS encoding menaquinone biosynthesis protein, translating to MVRVGEILYTNVHPFFFYMDREKLSAHSQFIPSIPARLNAAMSKGDIDVGAISSFAYGEDAENLVLMPDLAVTSHGSVGSIFLFSKVPIEELDGRKIALTHSSATSTHLLKIILQRFYGHQDLIYTTMMPVYREMMAEHDACLLIGDDAIQASWREQGQMYVYDLGEKWYDFTKMPMTFAVFAMRKQALKQEPEALRALYYDWKQSEEKAHADGYEQLAHAVVKDHGGNVDFWQGYFRKLQYRFGPREQRGLLHFYRLGFEEGYLPKDVDHLSVWDVDIDIHSIN from the coding sequence ATGGTACGTGTCGGTGAGATCCTTTATACAAATGTCCATCCTTTCTTTTTTTACATGGATCGGGAAAAATTAAGCGCCCATAGCCAGTTCATCCCAAGCATACCGGCAAGGTTAAATGCCGCGATGAGCAAAGGGGACATCGATGTTGGGGCAATCTCGTCTTTTGCTTATGGGGAAGACGCCGAAAACTTGGTCCTTATGCCTGATTTGGCCGTTACATCCCACGGGTCAGTCGGGTCGATCTTTCTTTTCTCGAAAGTCCCCATTGAAGAATTGGATGGAAGAAAAATCGCGCTTACCCATAGTTCGGCAACTTCCACGCATCTTTTAAAAATCATTTTGCAACGTTTCTACGGGCACCAAGACCTTATTTATACAACGATGATGCCCGTGTACCGGGAAATGATGGCTGAACATGATGCTTGTTTGTTGATCGGAGACGATGCCATCCAAGCGAGTTGGCGCGAACAAGGACAGATGTATGTTTATGACTTGGGTGAAAAATGGTATGATTTCACAAAGATGCCGATGACATTCGCCGTGTTCGCGATGCGAAAACAAGCGCTTAAGCAGGAGCCGGAAGCTTTAAGAGCGCTTTATTATGATTGGAAGCAAAGTGAGGAAAAGGCCCATGCGGACGGCTATGAACAATTGGCCCATGCGGTCGTGAAAGATCATGGCGGAAACGTTGATTTTTGGCAAGGCTACTTCCGGAAATTGCAGTACCGATTCGGACCCAGGGAACAACGGGGGCTTCTTCATTTTTACCGACTTGGCTTTGAAGAAGGGTATTTGCCAAAAGATGTCGACCATTTGAGCGTTTGGGACGTCGACATAGACATTCATTCCATTAATTGA
- a CDS encoding polyprenyl synthetase family protein: MKLKDLYMYLRGDILRIEKEMGAAVSEASPVLEEATLQLLEAGGKRIRPVFMLLSAKFGNYDIQKLKDAGVALEFIHMASLVHDDVIDDSDLRRGKETVKAKWDNRVAMYAGDYLFGKAISRVSLFKEQGIHEAMSWSMHEMVLGEIEQIRFKYAWDQNVRTYFRRIKRKTAVLIAGSCNIGAQAAGVSRREQRSLAHFGHQVGMAYQITDDILDFTSSEEKLGKPAGGDLLQGNITLPVLYAMEKSPSFKQELIRAFAGGLPSREEMDELLEKIKGSGGIEHARQINERYLQKAYESLKTLPDIPARRSLYDIANFIGSREH; encoded by the coding sequence ATGAAATTAAAGGACCTTTACATGTATCTGCGAGGAGATATTCTTCGTATTGAAAAGGAGATGGGCGCTGCAGTTTCAGAAGCTTCTCCCGTTCTTGAAGAAGCGACGTTGCAATTGCTCGAAGCAGGCGGAAAACGTATTCGGCCTGTATTTATGTTGCTGAGTGCCAAATTCGGAAATTATGACATTCAAAAACTTAAAGATGCCGGTGTCGCTTTGGAGTTCATACATATGGCTTCGCTCGTACACGACGATGTCATTGACGATTCCGATCTTCGCCGCGGCAAAGAAACCGTGAAGGCAAAATGGGATAACCGTGTGGCCATGTATGCCGGGGATTATTTGTTTGGAAAAGCAATCAGCCGTGTTTCCCTGTTCAAAGAGCAAGGCATTCACGAAGCCATGTCCTGGTCGATGCACGAAATGGTGCTCGGTGAAATCGAACAAATTCGCTTTAAATATGCATGGGACCAAAATGTGCGAACGTATTTCCGTAGAATCAAGCGCAAAACAGCTGTATTGATCGCGGGCAGTTGCAATATAGGCGCCCAAGCTGCCGGCGTTTCCCGCCGGGAGCAACGTTCGCTTGCCCATTTTGGCCATCAAGTGGGGATGGCTTATCAGATCACCGACGATATTCTGGATTTTACGAGCTCGGAGGAAAAACTCGGGAAACCTGCCGGCGGCGATTTGTTACAAGGCAATATTACGCTTCCGGTTCTGTATGCCATGGAGAAGAGTCCTTCTTTTAAACAGGAACTGATCCGAGCATTTGCGGGTGGGCTACCTTCGAGGGAAGAGATGGACGAATTGCTTGAAAAAATTAAGGGAAGCGGCGGGATTGAACACGCGAGACAAATAAATGAACGCTATTTGCAAAAAGCGTATGAATCCCTGAAAACATTGCCGGATATTCCCGCTCGCCGATCCCTTTATGATATTGCTAACTTTATTGGTTCCCGTGAACATTAA
- the ndk gene encoding nucleoside-diphosphate kinase: MEKTFIMVKPDGVKRQLIGEIVTRFEKRGYTLTDAKMMTVSRETAESHYGEHSDKPFFGELVDFITSGPVFAMIWEGENVVENARTMMGATNPKDAAPGSIRGDYAVNVGQNIIHGSDSAESAEREIGLFF; the protein is encoded by the coding sequence ATGGAAAAAACATTCATAATGGTGAAGCCGGATGGCGTGAAACGGCAATTGATCGGAGAAATCGTCACCCGCTTTGAAAAACGGGGGTACACATTAACGGATGCAAAAATGATGACGGTTAGCCGTGAAACAGCAGAAAGCCATTACGGTGAACATAGCGATAAACCCTTTTTCGGGGAGCTTGTAGACTTTATTACCTCCGGACCGGTTTTTGCAATGATTTGGGAAGGGGAAAACGTAGTGGAGAATGCTCGCACGATGATGGGGGCAACAAACCCGAAAGATGCGGCACCGGGATCCATCCGGGGAGACTACGCGGTGAATGTTGGCCAGAATATTATCCATGGATCGGATTCAGCGGAAAGCGCTGAAAGAGAGATTGGTTTATTTTTCTAA
- a CDS encoding CheR family methyltransferase → MEEDYKYFKSAVLERTGIDLTLYKERQMKRRLESLYQRHRFLSFRAFFHEGMLKDPVLLQAFLDKMTINVSEFYRNKSRWDFFEEVVLPELLETRQKLKLWSAACSSGEEAYTVAIIASKHRDLSDVSIVATDIDAEALKKADVGFYKEISIREVPTEEMRYAFDLEADGYRIKSVFKEAIRFQNHNLLADPYPRGNDLIICRNILIYFTATAKDQIFRGFNDALKIGGFLFVGSTEQIFSPETYGFEHVGNFFYRKRWGL, encoded by the coding sequence ATGGAAGAAGATTACAAGTATTTCAAATCTGCGGTTTTGGAACGGACAGGCATTGATTTAACATTGTATAAAGAACGGCAAATGAAGCGGAGGCTCGAATCGCTTTATCAAAGGCATCGCTTTTTGTCTTTTCGTGCCTTTTTCCATGAAGGAATGCTAAAGGATCCCGTTCTTTTGCAAGCTTTTTTGGATAAAATGACGATAAACGTGTCAGAATTTTACCGAAACAAAAGTCGCTGGGATTTCTTTGAAGAAGTGGTATTGCCTGAATTGCTGGAGACGCGGCAAAAGTTGAAACTTTGGTCGGCCGCCTGTTCATCGGGAGAAGAAGCGTATACGGTGGCCATCATCGCGAGTAAACATCGGGATCTTTCGGACGTTTCAATCGTGGCGACAGATATCGACGCCGAGGCTTTGAAGAAGGCAGATGTCGGTTTTTATAAGGAAATATCGATACGGGAAGTGCCGACTGAGGAGATGAGGTATGCTTTCGATCTAGAAGCAGACGGTTATCGCATCAAATCAGTGTTTAAAGAAGCGATTCGATTTCAAAACCACAACCTGTTGGCGGATCCTTATCCCCGTGGCAATGACTTGATCATCTGCCGAAACATCCTCATCTATTTCACCGCCACAGCCAAAGATCAAATTTTTCGCGGCTTTAACGATGCGCTCAAAATTGGCGGCTTTCTTTTCGTCGGGAGCACGGAGCAAATTTTTTCACCCGAAACCTACGGGTTTGAGCATGTAGGTAACTTTTTTTATCGTAAACGTTGGGGACTGTAA
- the aroC gene encoding chorismate synthase, producing MRYLTAGESHGPGLTTIIEGVPAHLPLAQSDINDELKRRQGGYGRGRRMKIEKDLVEITSGVRHGKTTGAPIALSVTNDDFVHWSKVMGIDALHPEDEKMVKNKTISRPRPGHADLNGAIKYNHRDMRNVLERSSARETTMRVAAGSVAKKLLKSLGITVGVHVLNIGGIKADTNYKDVHDLIRRAENSDVRCVDEAASEKMKEAIDEAKKNGDSIGGVVQVVAEGVPIGVGSHVHYDRKLDGKLAGAVMSINAFKGVEVGIGFEAANLPGSQVHDEIAWDEERGYHRKSNRLGGFEGGMTNGMPIKINGVMKPIPTLYKPLQSVDIASKEPFSASIERSDSCAVPAAAVVCENVIAFELADAIVDMFGHDRFDRIQEAIDRHRSEAREF from the coding sequence ATGCGCTATTTAACGGCCGGTGAATCCCATGGTCCGGGACTGACAACGATTATAGAAGGGGTGCCGGCACATCTGCCGCTTGCCCAGAGCGACATCAACGATGAATTAAAGAGACGCCAGGGCGGATATGGCCGCGGCCGGCGCATGAAAATCGAAAAAGACCTCGTGGAAATTACGAGCGGCGTACGCCACGGGAAAACGACGGGTGCGCCCATCGCCCTTTCGGTGACAAATGATGATTTTGTGCACTGGTCAAAAGTGATGGGGATTGATGCCTTGCATCCCGAAGATGAAAAAATGGTCAAAAATAAAACAATCTCACGCCCCCGACCGGGGCACGCGGATTTGAATGGGGCCATCAAGTACAACCACCGCGACATGCGTAATGTGCTTGAGCGTTCGTCTGCCCGTGAAACGACGATGCGCGTGGCGGCCGGCAGCGTGGCGAAAAAACTGTTAAAGTCGCTGGGCATTACCGTCGGCGTCCATGTGCTCAACATTGGCGGAATCAAAGCTGACACAAATTACAAGGATGTCCACGATTTAATCCGGCGAGCTGAAAACTCCGATGTCCGTTGCGTCGATGAAGCGGCAAGCGAAAAAATGAAAGAAGCGATTGATGAAGCCAAAAAAAATGGCGATTCCATCGGCGGTGTCGTCCAAGTTGTGGCAGAAGGCGTTCCGATCGGGGTCGGGAGCCATGTTCATTATGATCGCAAGCTGGACGGGAAACTCGCGGGCGCGGTCATGAGCATCAATGCCTTTAAAGGTGTCGAGGTCGGCATCGGTTTTGAAGCAGCAAATCTTCCCGGCAGTCAAGTCCACGATGAAATTGCCTGGGACGAAGAGAGAGGGTACCACCGCAAAAGCAATCGTCTCGGCGGATTTGAAGGCGGGATGACAAACGGCATGCCGATTAAGATCAACGGGGTGATGAAGCCGATCCCTACACTTTATAAACCGTTGCAAAGTGTAGATATTGCTTCAAAAGAACCTTTTTCCGCGTCGATTGAGCGGTCGGACAGCTGCGCCGTACCCGCGGCGGCAGTCGTTTGTGAAAATGTCATCGCGTTTGAACTTGCGGATGCCATCGTGGATATGTTCGGCCATGACCGTTTTGACCGCATCCAAGAAGCGATTGATCGCCATCGTAGTGAAGCGAGGGAGTTTTAA
- the aroB gene encoding 3-dehydroquinate synthase, producing MQTIEVASSSHPYTITVGKQLRLSPYKYLPDDFPRKKNRLLILADETVASYYLEEVCAAYAEKLPVHTYVLPAGEEIKSFSGYEEVLNACVQAGLDRKSAVIALGGGVIGDLAGFVAATYMRGISLVQMPTTLLAHDSSIGGKTGINHPEGKNMIGAFHQPEAVIYDIGMLDTLPEKEWLCGFGEMIKHGYIADQQLLGQLKRMHKGSVLSISDELLASSIAVKKDIVHEDEQEQGIRAHLNFGHTLAHALEQTAGYGVLTHGEAVVNGIVFALYVGRRLGYVGPDPAEEQRWLQTFGYSFAPLQQMEPAKMLQAMKRDKKNRGGNIRYVVLADAQQPIIVTLDDEQLLTYMDAFKKEMEVT from the coding sequence ATGCAAACGATTGAGGTGGCTTCTTCCTCGCATCCGTATACGATTACGGTCGGAAAGCAGCTGAGATTGTCCCCTTACAAGTATTTGCCGGATGATTTCCCCCGAAAAAAAAACCGTCTTCTAATTCTTGCCGATGAAACGGTGGCTTCCTACTATTTGGAAGAGGTGTGCGCGGCGTACGCGGAAAAGCTGCCTGTGCATACGTACGTGCTGCCCGCGGGGGAAGAGATAAAATCATTTTCCGGATATGAGGAAGTTTTGAATGCCTGTGTACAAGCTGGGCTGGATCGAAAGAGCGCGGTCATTGCCCTCGGCGGCGGTGTGATTGGTGATTTGGCAGGGTTTGTGGCTGCCACTTACATGCGCGGCATTTCCCTAGTGCAAATGCCGACGACATTGCTTGCCCATGACAGTAGCATAGGCGGGAAGACCGGCATCAATCACCCCGAAGGCAAAAATATGATCGGTGCTTTTCACCAGCCCGAGGCCGTGATCTATGATATCGGGATGCTTGATACCCTGCCCGAGAAAGAATGGCTTTGCGGGTTCGGTGAAATGATTAAACATGGGTACATCGCGGATCAACAGTTGCTTGGGCAGCTAAAGCGAATGCACAAAGGCTCTGTCTTATCAATCAGTGATGAACTGCTGGCCTCCTCGATCGCCGTGAAAAAAGACATTGTTCACGAAGATGAACAAGAGCAAGGTATCCGCGCCCATTTAAATTTCGGGCACACCCTTGCCCACGCTTTGGAACAAACAGCAGGTTACGGGGTGCTGACCCACGGCGAAGCGGTTGTGAACGGCATCGTGTTTGCCCTGTATGTCGGCCGCCGACTCGGTTACGTTGGCCCCGATCCTGCTGAAGAACAGCGGTGGTTGCAAACATTCGGTTATTCATTTGCGCCTTTGCAGCAAATGGAGCCGGCTAAAATGTTGCAAGCGATGAAGCGTGATAAGAAAAATCGTGGAGGCAACATTCGATATGTAGTACTCGCTGATGCCCAACAACCGATCATCGTAACACTTGACGATGAACAACTTTTAACATACATGGATGCTTTCAAGAAGGAGATGGAGGTTACATGA